A genomic window from Lotus japonicus ecotype B-129 chromosome 1, LjGifu_v1.2 includes:
- the LOC130720051 gene encoding pentatricopeptide repeat-containing protein At1g02060, chloroplastic-like, producing the protein MLSGSFRSPLSANQISIPVFISRCFCSHHTETNDGVEELIQNEKPRSRNTSKTAKTMVNLINFKPWSNGLLSSFTTSLSKTTVLQTLRHIKVPTKALQFFKWAQEMGFSHNAQSYFIMLQILGRERNLNVARNFLFSIEKRSNGEVKLEDRFFNSLIRSYGEAGLFNESMKLFQTMKTIGVSPSVVTFNSILSILLRRGRTNLAKQVYDEMLSTYGVSPDTCTYNILIRGFCKNSMVDEGFHFFKEMMSFNCEPDVITYNTLVDGLCRAGNVRTAHNLVNGMSKKCEDLTPNIVTYTTLIRGYCMKQELDVALVILEEMTRGGLKPNIVTYNTLIKGLCEARKLDKIKEILEQMKGDGGFSPDTCTFNTLIHSHCSAGNLDEALKVFENMKNFQVTADSASYSILIRNLCQRGDYDKAEKLFDELFEKEIVLCKFGSQPLAASYKPIFQYLCEHGKTRKAERVLRQIMKRGTQDPLSYMTVIMGHCREGAYENGYELLIWMLRRDFLPDVEIYDCLIDGFLQKDKPLLAMETLEKMLKSSYLPKTSTWHSILARLLEKGFPHESARVTVMMLDRNIRQNINLSTKSIELLFGHGHRDKAFEIVELLYKKGFCVKIEEVVQFLCKRGKLPEARKLLLFSLKNHHNVDIDLCNAVILGLCEINRVLEAFGLCYELVEKGLHQELTCLNDLVTALEARGKVEEAAFISKRIPGLENLDRSVLSYSSKKSRPNKACDSNGSSMQRAARAKRAPTPGKATILAIGKAFPAQVIPQECLVEGYIRDTKCEDSYVKEKLERLCKNTTVKTRYTVMSKEILDNYPELATEGTPTIRQKLEIANPAVVEMAAKASLACINEWGRSTDLITHIVYVSSSEIRLPGGDLYLANELGLRSDVSRVMLYFLGCYGGVTGLRVAKDIAENNPGSRVLLTTSETTILGFRPPNKARPYDLVGAALFGDGAAAAIIGANPVSGEESPFLELNYAIQKFLPGTQEVIDGRLSEEGINFKLGRDLPQKIEDNIEGFCRKLMAKSNVEDFNDLFWAVHPGGPAILNRLETKLKLSEEKLECSRKALINYGNVSSNTIFYVMEYMREFLKEDGGEEWGLGLAFGPGITFEGILLRSL; encoded by the exons ATGCTTTCTGGGAGCTTCCGATCACCGCTGTCTGCAAATCAAATTTCCATTCCCGTCTTCATTTCTAG GTGCTTTTGTTCTCACCACACAGAAACCAATGATGGGGTTGAAGAACTCATCCAAAATGAAAAACCCAGATCAAGAAACACAAGCAAAACAGCTAAAACCATGGTAAATCTCATAAATTTCAAACCTTGGTCAAATGGGTTGCTCTCTTCATTCACCACTTCTCTCTCCAAAACCACTGTGCTTCAAACTCTTCGCCATATCAAGGTCCCAACAAAGGCCTTGCAGTTTTTCAAGTGGGCACAGGAGATGGGTTTCTCTCACAATGCTCAGTCCTACTTCATCATGTTACAAATTCTGGGTCGTGAGAGGAATCTCAATGTGGCTAGGAATTTCTTGTTTTCCATTGAGAAAAGGTCCAATGGGGAAGTTAAGCTTGAGGACAGGTTTTTCAATAGCTTAATTCGGAGTTATGGTGAAGCTGGGCTTTTCAATGAGTCTATGAAGCTTTTTCAGACAATGAAAACCATTGGTGTTTCACCATCTGTGGTTACATTCAATAGTATTTTGTCTATATTGCTTAGAAGGGGTAGGACAAATTTGGCGAAGCAGGTGTATGACGAAATGCTCAGCACGTACGGTGTTTCTCCAGACACATGTACATATAATATTTTGATCAGAGGGTTTTGCAAGAATTCCATGGTGGATGAAGGGTTTCATTTCTTCAAAGAAATGATGAGCTTTAATTGCGAACCGGATGTCATTACGTATAATACACTTGTTGATGGTTTGTGTAGGGCGGGGAATGTCAGAACTGCACATAATTTAGTGAATGGTATGAGCAAGAAATGTGAGGATTTGACTCCCAACATTGTTACTTATACAACTTTGATTCGAGGGTATTGTATGAAACAGGAATTAGATGTGGCCTTGGTTATTCTTGAAGAGATGACTCGTGGGGGCCTCAAGCCAAATATTGTTACCTATAATACTCTAATAAAAGGGCTTTGTGAGGCGCGCAAGTTGGACAAGATAAAAGAAATTTTGGAACAAATGAAAGGTGATGGAGGATTTAGTCCAGATACTTGTACCTTCAATACACTGATTCATTCACATTGTAGTGCAGGAAACCTGGACGAAGCATTGAAggtgtttgaaaacatgaaaaATTTTCAGGTCACAGCTGATTCAGCCTCATACAGTATTCTAATACGGAATTTATGTCAGAGAGGGGACTATGATAAGGCAGAGAAGCTTTTTGATGAGTTGTTTGAGAAGGAAATCGTGTTGTGTAAGTTTGGCTCTCAGCCGCTTGCTGCCTCATACAAACCTATTTTTCAGTATTTGTGTGAACATGGGAAAACTAGGAAAGCCGAGAGGGTACTCAGACAGATAATGAAAAGAGGCACACAAGATCCGCTATCCTACATGACAGTGATTATGGGGCACTGTAGAGAAGGTGCATATGAAAATGGATATGAGCTTTTGATATGGATGctaagaagagattttcttcctGATGTTGAGATATATGATTGTTTGATTGATGGTTTTCTTCAGAAGGATAAGCCTCTTCTTGCAATGGAGACACTTGAGAAAATGCTAAAGAGCTCCTATCTACCAAAAACATCTACCTGGCATTCTATACTGGCGAGACTTTTGGAAAAGGGTTTTCCTCACGAGTCTGCCCGGGTTACTGTCATGATGCTGGACAGAAATATTAGACAAAATATAAACCTGTCAACTAAGAGTATAGAGCTACTTTTTGGCCATGGACATCGAGATAAAGCATTTGAGATTGTCGAGTTGCTTTATAAGAAAGGATTCTGTGTCAAGATAGAAGAAGTGGTTCAATTTCTTTGCAAGAGAGGAAAGCTACCGGAAGCCCGCAAACTGTTGCTTTTTAGTTTGAAAAATCATCACAATGTTGATATTGACTTGTGTAATGCAGTTATTCTGGGCCTTTGTGAAATTAACAGGGTTTTAGAAGCTTTTGGTTTATGCTATGAATTGGTGGAGAAAGGTTTACATCAGGAATTGACATGCCTAAATGATTTGGTTACTGCCCTAGAGGCAAGGGGAAAAGTAGAGGAAGCTGCATTTATATCAAAGAGAATACCAGGACTAGAGAACTTGGACAGATCTGTGCTAAGCTATAGCTCTAAAAAATCGAGGCCTAATAAAGCGT GTGATTCCAATGGTAGCTCCATGCAGCGCGCCGCCCGTGCCAAGCGTGCTCCTACACCAGGAAAGGCAACAATTCTTGCAATAGGAAAGGCCTTCCCCGCCCAAGTCATACCTCAAGAATGCTTGGTTGAGGGTTACATCCGTGACACAAAGTGTGAAGATTCTTATGTTAAGGAGAAATTGGAGCGCCTTT GCAAAAACACCACTGTGAAGACAAGATACACAGTGATGTCAAAGGAGATACTTGACAATTACCCTGAGCTAGCCACAGAAGGAACACCAACCATAAGGCAAAAGCTCGAAATAGCAAACCCGGCAGTAGTAGAAATGGCCGCTAAAGCCAGCCTCGCCTGCATCAACGAATGGGGAAGATCCACCGACCTCATCACCCACATTGTCTACGTCTCCTCCAGCGAAATCCGCCTCCCTGGCGGCGACCTCTACCTCGCCAACGAGCTCGGCCTCCGGAGCGACGTCAGCCGCGTCATGCTCTACTTCCTTGGCTGCTACGGCGGCGTTACCGGCCTAAGAGTCGCCAAAGACATCGCAGAGAACAACCCCGGCAGCCGCGTCCTCCTCACCACCTCGGAAACCACCATCCTCGGTTTCCGTCCCCCGAACAAGGCCAGACCCTACGACCTTGTCGGCGCCGCTCTTTTCGGTGATGGCGCCGCCGCTGCCATCATCGGAGCAAACCCAGTTTCCGGCGAGGAATCTCCCTTCCTGGAACTCAACTACGCCATCCAGAAATTCTTGCCGGGAACGCAGGAAGTGATTGACGGGAGACTCTCCGAGGAGGGTATCAACTTCAAGCTTGGGAGGGACTTACCTCAGAAAATTGAGGATAACATTGAAGGCTTCTGCAGGAAGTTAATGGCGAAGTCCAATGTGGAGGATTTCAATGACTTGTTCTGGGCTGTTCATCCGGGCGGTCCCGCGATTCTGAACCGGCTCGAGACGAAGCTGAAGTTGAGTGAGGAGAAGCTTGAGTGCAGCAGGAAGGCGCTCATCAACTATGGGAATGTTAGCAGTAATACTATATTTTATGTGATGGAGTATATGAGGGAGTTTCTGAAGGAAGATGGTGGTGAAGAATGGGGTTTGGGACTGGCTTTTGGACCTGGGATTACCTTTGAAGGCATTCTCCTGCGCAGCCTGTGA